The sequence below is a genomic window from Coffea arabica cultivar ET-39 chromosome 4c, Coffea Arabica ET-39 HiFi, whole genome shotgun sequence.
CTTTGTATCTCCTTTCACATTGCTTCTCCTCATCATTAGAGGAAGCAAATTCATCATTTGTAGCCCTTCCTTTGCTTGAGTTAGATTGATGCTTAGAGTTCTCCAATTGATAAATCCGCTCATGTAAAATTTCAAATCTTTGGTCCAACTTGTCATGCtcccacatcggctagggagAGAGCCTGGGCCACTTTGATAAGTCTGTAGTGGTCTTTCCCACCTCGACGAGGCCTTTTGGTGAGGTAGCCTGCggatgcctgttgtgttgtccaacaCCGCCAAAAACAAAATCCACAGCCCCACGGGGTGtcaaactgtgggacaatattgtcGAGAGGCTGTTAGAGTTGATATCAGAGCCGACTCCCAACCccggtgtgccagcgaggacgctgggtTCCCTAAGGTGGGTGGAGTGTCATGCTTCCATATCGGCTAGGGAGAGAGCCTGGGCCACTTTGATAAGTCTTTAGTGGTCTTTCCCACCTCGACGAGGCCTTTTGGTGAGGTAGCTTGCgggtgcctgttgtgttgtccaacaCTGCCAagaacaaaacccacggccccacggggtgtcaaactgtgggacaatattgtcAAGGGGCTGTTAGACAACTTTTAGTCCATTAATTTATCCAATGCTTCGGTTAAGAGCTTAATGTCAAGAGTTGGGGTATTCATCTTCTCACTACGTGACTGACATTTTTAAAAGAAACCTGCAAAAAGAGTTAGTGTAACAAAATTTCCTCACACACTCCCTTACGTGTTTCACTCACGCTCATGTATCACTCAAGTATATAAAAACCCTCAAATGAGCTCACCAAAGCAAGTTCATATGCTTGTTATTTGCTTAGATTGAGCAACTTAGGAAtcactgtcgcgccccatttttttaataagaaaaataaatataagatgagtttagaaaaatggcttttgattcaatttttgattgaaaaatgaatttttgatttacaaagagaatgaaaaacatgggtctaaatgagacttaaaaatgcgacgatttgacccaaaatatagtttaaaaagggtttttgaatgaaaaatggagtcgccatttggtatagagttaaggtgtaccaagtcacctaaaaataaatttttaaagaaaaaagtagaaaaccctttttaaacgactccaagtctatgaaaatcagagaaaaaaattcgggagtcacatttgaagaaagggaaggcaaggataagaatccaaggcaccctttcaacctagccaaggctagttgcgcgatttagtcaaagattttcttattttaacctaaaaatttatcacatttagatGTACTATataaatgcaaaccctagacctaagagggtatcggggggttgaaatttctcttcaaaactcaaTCGGTGCCAATcatattaattgtgatgcctaatgtggactctttggagaggtcacgaataatgtaaaaatatgagactctaagaaaagaaaaagaaataaaaataattgtataaatatatgtgacctaaaggaatgtaTTATAtcgggtgcgggggacttatactcatgactttcaatgttccctttaatagagggaatacgagcgtgctaaggctagaaaagccaaactcgtccatatcccatatccaaggggttttcctatctaatcaagcaaatgatctaacctaattctaatgcttagatgaaatgcaagtctaatgccatgtttcatacaaagggggcaagtaatatacatataagggaaaatatggaggaagggatatacatatgcattggactagcccttaactaacgctctctcacaagcattggacttgtgagggctcgaagggaagaccatgactagcattagactagccacggtaacgtgcattcattcacataatcaaatataatactaaagcaaatagacatgcaaagcgcctagtttcacatagcatgtagcacataagcatgcttatctagatgcaaaggcctaggaaagcgataaacacataggcacacacaagcacatagcacataagccctatctattacacttggggaaccctactacaatctaaaaaggggaaatacataaataaataattaaagaaatacctaactattacaattgtggcatttaattgctctccccaaataattacaaattaaactaaaatgaatatacaaagctaaagccaataaagaaaataaataaataaatgaaataaataaaaacattcaagaggcatacaatcaaacacgtaaagtcacatagggcacgtagagtcaaataaagtagGAAATAGGGGATAGGGTGTACCTTCCTTGAGTTGGGgtcctaatggagtgaaattacttatttaccctccaaaataaaagaaaaagtcaaggcatcacaaatagtaaaatataagcaaaaaaaataaattaaatcaacaaatcaccaaatccctcccaattTGCAACTTAAATGTAATCAAATAGTGCATAGTCACAAAGAAGGTAAATTATCAatcaaaaattccaaaaaatggaaattactAAGGGCCCAATAGCAAACATTAACCAATCATTCAAAtccaattaaaatattttgggaacttcaaAGGTACATAAGTaatgaaaaggtcaagtaatgaTTCAAATTGCGATTTactctaggacctaattgcaagaaattggagcataattgggcctttgtagcattgcttcaaaatcacaaggaccaaagtgtaatttttgaaagctattTTGCATGCAAGTTCCATGCAAAGCTTCTACAACTCTTCGGCTATGTAGTTTCTGCAATTTCCTACTCATTCGGCCGAAAATATCATTCATGCAAATGACCCAAACACATCCTCACTCATTCAAACACAAAATGCAAAGACTTGTAAACAAAGGTAGGGGGAAGATCTAGTAGGCTTTCGAACTCAAGAAATACAACAAAATGATCTAGAAAAAACATGCTAACATTTGAAGAACAAAAGCTGCTGcaactttctcaattttttaTTCAAGCAACCAGGATCAGTGCTATTCATTTTATCATGAGCAAGGTGATTTATACACAATCAAATCATTGTAATGAAGTAGATAAATGCATCCAAACAGAAATGCAAGGCTTCAACCCATGCTCGAACACAATTATCTATTTCTATTAAGTTCACTAAAGCAACTTAACTATGAAGAATGCTGCTAAGATGCCAAGGAAGGGACCTGCAATGAACTTGTTCATGTTATACCAATTGAAAGACATACAAAACACAaacctcaatcaaacccaaaaatcTGTAACCAAAGTGAAAGCCTGCTACCGTTCGTTTCCAATGCAGATTTCGGACCCAAGCACACAACTTTGATCTAacttttcaaccaaaaatcataactttAAACTAAGCAACAAAACACATAGCtaccacaatccaaacaaacaaaaacttCAAAGGAAATTATGTAAGACTTTCATACAAAATGGTTCGAAGACTTTCCTATTCACAATAATGCTTTCTGCAATTCTGGTGCAGCCAAGATACACGAAGATGAAACTTGGTTTGGACATGCATGTGGTGTATCAAATGAACAACAAATCCCAGATTTCAATCAAATTATAAGTTTCAGCAACAACCAGAACAAGACTCCAACATCCGAACAGGCCAAGACAGAttcaaaaaggaaatgaaatagGCCACCTTTCTTCACAACCTATCCAGCATTTCAAATGTACAGGCCATGTAAAggtcttttcttttcaaagctgGGGTCTTGCTACTAAACTATAGCCTAGGAACGAAATATAATCCACACCAGACAAATTTCAGACCCTAACATACCCATCTTACACAATGACAGCAAAAAGGCAACATCTTTGAGCTATAACCATAAACCACCATAGCAACTCTTAACCACATTCATCGGCTCATAGTTCAACATAGTTTCAtgatttattaataaaattatctaTAGGAAAGGGAAAGGAACCTTACAGTGCTATTTTCTGATGGATTTTTAACAGCAAAAACTTGAGTAGTAGctcctttccttcttttctgTTTGGCCGGAAATCTCCAAGCTTTCATCCAATTACAACTCCCTCTTACTTAGCCGTcggtcctttttttttcactctcCCACTGTCACTCTAATTGTCCAGCCGTCCACCGCCTCTTTTCTTTCATCAGCCCTTACCCCCagattttctctcttctttttctatCCCTTTTGCTGTCTTTCTTTTTCCGCCGTCATGCACACACTCACAGCTATCCTCCCTCCCTTCTCTTAAACCCTCCTTACCTTTTTATATGGCACCAGAAACTAAACCCTCTCCACGATGGTTTGGATGAAGCCATCGGTATTTGGGGAACCATCCGATGGTTCTTGATGCCCAAACCGTTGAGGTTTCTAGATTAAGCCAGATGGCTTGTACTAGGATAATCTAACGGAGCCAAAAACCCAAGGAAAAACAGCCGGGAAAAGCAGCTGTAATTCATTTCCGTTCTAGCCGAAAccaaatatttaaaataaaatggcGCGCGTGTCACACACGTGCGCGtgaacctctttttttttttaataatttaggtaaacaaaaaataagctttcataaaattgaatttaaaagaaataatgaaaattaaGAGACTAATGAgcgaaaatgaataataaaTGTATCgaatcaataaaaataaaaataataacaaataaagctaaattaaaAAGATTTGGTATCTAAATGctaaaaaatctaaaataaaacCATGagattgataaaataaaaatagataaaaataaaataaaataatttaaaatttggtgtctacaatcaCCTTTGCAGCAAGGAATGAGACAAAACATGGGACGAGGGTGCTGTAtatgtgtgacgaccccatctccccctaaggcgaaccagggttcaacggaccgcctgcctaactctcgccaggactacggaacTAAAGTGTACAAAACGCACCTAACTCACGAGAGAAAATCAATAAAATGAGCGATCAACCCTTATTACGTCGCTCTTCTTCCAAAAATATTACTACAAACGAAAGTACAGCGCTCGAGCACTTAAATCGGTCGTGAAAACGAAAAACGAAAATTTGCCGCGAATGAACAATACCGGCCACATCActatccggccggaatctgaccggattcttggccggataggaGGCAGTGGCCAAATCCAAAGGGGTCGAAATCCCCTGTCAACCCGGATTGCGGCCAGAGACCaaaacccaaattttttttcttttcccctgcATATCCGGCCTTTTATCCGGCCAAAAATTGGCTGtattcttggccggatttgtgAACAGTAactttgtcaaaatttttctttcttcgttCAAATTAGATACTCGTCTCAAAACACGCTAAACACATAGAGCAGTTAATCAATAACTTGATATATACATGTCACAACATATCCATGTCATATACACATGAGTAGATTCAATTATTAATCCCACATTTACATTATACAACTCAAAAGATACTTgaattcaaatacatcaagggttttccaaataTTCGAGGAGCGATTCAAAAGAACAAAAtgcctaactagctcaactcgtttTCTCAAAAACTTGGTTCCGAAAgtgtccctgtaaggaaaacaaaacaataggggtgagtttacgctcgtgaggtaccaaaacTCACAAGTACACTATGCATGGCCAACAAACACACAAATGCCTTCATCATAACAACCacatataaaaggatacggtgggCCCCAAGGGCCGTTTTCCAATTGCCGTACTTGATCgtacccgttgacactccgtcaaccgttGATGAGAAAACaagaccgtagactcctctttacacCATTTCCTTCCACCGTTCACCCCCTTACCGtgcccgaacacctcacagtgacaaaaggtaatactcgagtataccatatggtcgaggagttaacactccactcgactaaCAGTGACCCCAAGGTTCGTTATCGAttcgcccaagcccttgccggctcgactcgaataacgaCCTAAGGAAATGAGCTCAGATTTCATAGTAATAATCAAGCATAGCCCTAGCAGATGTCAAATCATGCACATATACCATTTCACAGTCAAACAGTAACAGTAATACAAATAAGTGatcgagagcgataaagtacactctcgtcccattcaagtcattcaagtcacataACAAGTATAAACGACCATACAATGATACACTCACCGAAGTAATCAAGCAATTCACACGTTCGCGTCAGACGTAGGCCCCGGTTCACCGGTacgacctaaaacaagcaagaaaAACATGTTTGAGACTCGATCATGAGTCAACTTATTAACATTAAATTACTAGTATAGTATACCACAAGTAAAATGGGGTGACAATAGTGTGGAACGTAAACAACTCCAAAAGTCTTTCATTTCTATTCAAATCCCTCTCAATTTAAGACCACCCACATTCCTTATCAattgggcagcacttccccaTAATTtttcacatttccaacctaacAACAACATCCAAATGAACACAAGTCCTATCTTACTCAAGATAAAGCCACCATACCTTGGCTAACTATAATACACCatataaacagaaaaattcccaataaatagACAAATTGGCCAAACCCatcaataatccatgaaatactccataaaattacatCTTTAACTACTAACACCTACTAATTTCACATGATAACCAACAAAGGGACAATATCTTAATCACTCGCCTTACAAACACTAGAGACAAGATAGCTTAGGGTTTttcccttccaaacaactccaccaagcaCTTCAATCCTTCTTAgcaagtaagttttatggagaaatttgagAGATTAatggttggatttcaagatttgggcaagaaaaggaagcaaaagttgaagagctctctctcttttctctccaagGTTGGCCGGCCAaaaggatgaaaatggagaggtaatttggtcaaaaattgattTAGTAAAGGCATGAAGACTAGTCAAAATTCTAGCTTCCAATAGAAATGTAACATGTGGCCTTGTCAAGCTTATCTTACTTCTTTGTCTTACACTACATAATTAACTATCTAAGCTCTAATTAGCTCATAATACAAGGTAATAAAATCTccatatataaaattttttccAAACCACATTTACTGTACcaatcgcactagtgggtcccacatccactgTACACCTCCATTATCACAGAAAATGTCTTATTTCAGAAAAAGgatttaaaattcatattttatCATAAAAATCCCCAGAAAATTCATATATTAAAGAAAACACTAAAATTAAGTCCAAAAGCCTAAAataaatgtctagaaaataagaaaatttcggggtctcacaataTGACTCAAATTATAGGAGAAAAGAAACTAATAAATTTGACACAAGGTgtgactaatgactcaaaagctgaaatttcaagAAGCCTAGAAGATAACTCTATCAAGGTTCGACTcctttgctggaaattttgagcTGCTATTCTTTGGTGTTTTGGGCAGTATCTTGTAGGGTATTTGGTGCTTTTGGGGTGTTCAAATGATGTGTAGTTCAGCCCTTGGAAATCATCTAATTCGGTTCACAAATTGTCATTCAACCAATTTAGGAAACAAGGGTTAAGGCGGTGGCTGGTTTTTAGGAAACGGAATTGAGTTTTGGAAGGTTGTTTAGGTCGGATGAAGAAAGTTTAGGATGTTTGAGGGTGATCTGGATTTGGTTTAATGGGTTTTCTTGGCTGACTCTAATCCAAGAAGGTCTAGGATTAAACATATGTCAAGATTGGGACTTGTTCACGATTAGGAAACTTGAGCCAAcatccttttcctttctttcctttttttttttttttgcctttttttctgCTTCTTTCTTTGTTGTTCAAGTTGGTCTTGTCAAGAAACACAAATTCAGTCCCAATTACTCTTGAATGCAAGATCACGTTCAAAATTTGCCAAGAAAGAATGAAGTTTActtgaagtttcaagaaaccctagagtttggaacaaaagtttcaagaacttcCAAATCAGTTTTGAtgatccaagaacttcaagaattttgttcaagaagctcaagaattTCCCAAAATATGTTTTGGTACAAGTTTTgtaagaaacaacaaaaaattaaagaatCAATGGCAAACAGCTccaagaaaatttttctagcaaTCGACTCAAGAAACAATTAGGTATGTAACCCCTctcccatctttttttttttttacttttgctgGGCTATTTCACAACCAAAACAACACAATTAACAACAAAATTATACTACAATCTGGACAAAAATCAGTAGAGATTAGCGACCGAAATTTGGACAGATTGCAACAACAAGAGACAGTAAGAAAAAGAAGCCCTAGCggctgtaatttttttttttctagacaAACACACGAACAACTAACACCAATTGACAGCAAAACTAGACACAAATCACGATGaaacaaaatctggaaaattctaaCAGCAACTATAAAACACAAAACTAGAATTTCGAACTTGCTAGAATAAACCCTAACTAGCGATAAACTCTAGCGACCTAAACACAGATTTGGAAGATAAAACTTAactcaaaaataagaaaagagatATAATGTGAAGCCTCTTAACTAGCTCTAATTACTAATGACCAAGAATTGACGCGCGGAAGCCTAGATCTTTGTAAGAGGGACGTTTGGTTTGGGATGAATTTGAATTCAACCTTGGACCATTCAAGAGTGAAAACGAAGGTAAtagacgccacaatcaagtgtgttgcttgattgataagtcaaggaACATCAAATGATCTACGCTAAGATGGTCAAACTAGCTATCACAAGCTATAGAATTCGCTCCTCAAGAAGacaaatttctggaaatttttattAAACTAGTAAAACGTAATGACAAAGCATAcctagggctatttatagccttacataaaACCTACTACTACTTGGAAACATAAAGGAACTCGGCCCCTTTAAGTTTTGTTGCATTTGGGCCGAATTGTAAAGGCTTAACAACGAATAACTAATAAATTAATTAACTAGGGTTCGGCCAAGGCCTATACCCCCCACTCCttcaagctcgagctcaacATGAGCTGATTATTGGACTCTAAAATCTTGAATAACTACTACTAATACTCGCTTGACGCTTCACCATTGTCGCCTTCAATGGATAACAATATCTTGGTCGGTATGCTTGTGTCTTCCAAGTCGATACCTTCAATGCTGGTAAAAGATCCTTTTTGTGCTCGTACGACATTTACTAGAGTCAAAAGTGACTCCTTGAATCTTTTAACTCTTGCACGTGTTATTAGATCTTGAGGAACCTTCACGGGGTCTTGTAGCTCTGGCAATTCCAAGCCCGTATCACTTTTGTTTGCTGCCAAGAATGTGTCGGCAGCATGTACATCAAGAGTTCATGAGCTACATTGATCGCCATTCACCTCAACTCTTGTGTGTGGAGTGTAAACTTTGCAATTGACACATAATTTGCATTGTTTGTATTGTGATCTATCATTCTTGTGTTGGGGCTTTAGTACAAGCTATACAAGACCAAGTTGGAGTCCATAGGAGCATTGAAGGGATCAAGAGTCCAACTAGTCCCATCACAACCTTAGTTCAAGTTCTTGAAGGCGAAAATTAGCTACAACATGCCAATTGGATCCATGGAGCAACTTGGCGGATTTAACCCTAATTCTAGTTTGGCTTTGTGTCATTTATTTTAGCATTGTCTTAgtcatttttgttgttattTTGAGAATAAATTTAGCAAGCAAAGTGTATTTATGGGTCGTTAGTTTAGTTTAAGTCCAATGGATAGGATAAGTGACTTTAATCCAAGCACCAATTGGATTTGTAGTTGACAGGCTATAGGGGCTATATTTTTGCAAGACACAAAATTATTCTAGCAATAATCGTGAGCTTATTTTTCTCTTGGCAAATGTGAGCCTTTTGTTGAACACTTGAGAATTTATCTTGAGAGTATTCGAACTGAATTATTAACCAAGAATTGCACTTGATTGTGACGTCTTCTATCAAACACTTTTGGTCATTGAATTGTGGGTTGAACTTATATCAATAAGTTCATAACTTCTAAAAAGGTCAAGGGTTTCACAAATCTATTCAACTTGATTCGTATGTCTAGTCATAGCTTCATGGGTTCACATCAAAATATTAAATGTCAGATATCATAAGTAACTAAAAATTGTATTTAGTAAAAATAACTTATGTAATATTGTTTACATATTCAATTGGATCACCATTTGCAGGACAATACAATCttctttaattaaaaaaaaatcatattttaaaaataaaactatcaaAGCATTATGTACATATGGCATAACTGTCTTTTCGTACCTCTCATCCTAGAAAATCTAACCCACATATTTAGGGATACGGGGCAGGAGCGGTCGTCTCCTGAACGGTCTCCTCACAAGACCCAAATGTGAGGCGAGAAATATTCCACGTCAGGAAGCCTTCAACAGGCCCCAAAAATGATGCCGTTCCAAACAAAAAAATGTTTAGCCAAAACGGGAACATGACGGACCAAACAGAagagtttcaattttgaaaatcaaGTTGAAAATTTGAATCAGCCGCACAAAACAAACTGAGGGAAGAGAGGAGGCATCCTGCTAAAAGTAGCAATTGACAGAAAAGTGGGTGGAGAGAGCCGGGGTATGGTGTTGAGTGAATAAGGAGGAAAGTAAACAGAAAAGTGGAGAGCCGCACAAAACAAAACCAAGGGAAGAGTGCATCCTGTTGAAGGCAGTAAATTGACAGAAAAGTGGGTGGAGTGAGCCGAGGTATGGTGTTGAGTGAATAAGGAAGAAAGCAAATAGAAAAGTAGAGAGTCACACAAAACAAAGCTGAGGGAAGAGAGGAGGCATCTTGCTGAAAGTAGCAATTGACAGAAAAGTGGGTGGAGAGAGCTGGGGTATGATGTTGAGTGAATAAGGAAGAAAGCAAACAGCGCAGTGAGAGTGTTGTATGCATTTTGAAGCTGGGTATGAGAGTGTTGTATCCTTTTTGAATGTGTGCAAGGCAAGCGGCAAGGTAAAAGCAAACAGCGGAAATTCATCATCTCATGAAACCAAATTTTGTCGTGCAACTTAATAGCAGAAGCAACTGCGCTCTCTGAATTCGGTGAAACATAAAGCATATAATTAAGACCAAGGTAACGTGACTAAATATAGTGTGTTAAATGAGTAATATGTAGTTGGTCCATGCTCATCATACAATCTTAGTTTGCCCCTCTCCTGACCATGCAATGTGTATAAAATGGAAGCGTAGGGTTGATTGAGGTGAAGTAGAGGAAAAGACatatatgtgaataataaaAGGATGTACCTGGTGTTGTAAGTTAATTACATGATGtaagaaatatattacaatgagTAGAAAATATGTGTTTGGTCCTTAAAATGTAGAAATAGTAGAAAATGCCCAGTTAGCTTAGGCGGTTGTTATTAATGAATGACATAAGGTCCAGTGAACTAAAGAATGTAGAACCTAAATATAATCAGCAGAGTGGATGTACATCCAGTTAAAATAGAGTTACATCGTGTGACCAATACATTACAATCCGTATAACTTAGTGTACATAGAGTTCTATTAGTACATAGATAATGCCGTTGTCTTAGAGTAAAAGTAAGGTGATGTGATTCATTAATCGTATTGATAAGCATAATAATAGGATTTGGTATATGAGTAATATGTGATTCATGACACATTCTGAATGGTAATATACATTCATCTTGTCGTTTATGTATATACAATTCATGAAATGTTGCAAATTATGGTGTTTGATGCATAATTGATAGAGGCAGAAGTAATGGATTGCAGCAAATTGACAGAAGATAAGATCCCTGAGTTAGGAATGGAGTTCAACAGTGAAGAGTATGCGTACAAGTTTTACAACAAATATGTCTTTAAAATGAGTTTTAGTGTACGCAAAGACTATCTGAATAAAGACAAAGATGGCGTGATCACGTCTAGGAGATATAGTTGCTGCAAGAAAGGTGTGAAACACAAATACGAAGGTGATGCGATGCCAAAGAGGACACGAGCGCCGACAAAAACGGGGTGTGGAGCTAAAATGATTATCGTGTTGCTTAGAGGGACAATGAAGTACCGTGTGCATGACCTTGTTTTAGAACATAACCATAAGTTGCACATTGTTCAATGTTCACACATGATGGCATCACAAAGAAAAGTGAGTGAGGTTCAAAGATTTCAACCTGAAATAAGCAAGGATGATGGATTTTCATTGAAACAGAGTCATGAGCTTATGGGAAAGGAGACAGATTTTGGATGAATAATGTGGGATATACACGGGATGGTAAATATTTATGCTACAACAATGTTATCGTTATACAGTTAACTAATCCataagtactattcactataaAATAACATTATTATCATGTCAATAATACAGGTTTCAGAATCGGAACCGacatcaatttcattttatgaacatgtgacagccccacctccccctatggcgaaccaaagggtttggcgaaccgcctgcccagatctcaccggg
It includes:
- the LOC113708299 gene encoding protein FAR1-RELATED SEQUENCE 5-like, coding for MDCSKLTEDKIPELGMEFNSEEYAYKFYNKYVFKMSFSVRKDYLNKDKDGVITSRRYSCCKKGVKHKYEGDAMPKRTRAPTKTGCGAKMIIVLLRGTMKYRVHDLVLEHNHKLHIVQCSHMMASQRKVSEVQRFQPEISKDDGFSLKQSHELMGKETDFG